In the genome of Deltaproteobacteria bacterium, one region contains:
- a CDS encoding Smr/MutS family protein, translating to MRDVLHILEFDKLLSLLAESAHTSYGKQRIENLNPQFDLAFAQQEKEKAEEMFEFLNNRGSPPLQNIDIQNEVKKVKESKLSGIGLYKIARFLKMIDALRVFFSHSKAYLKEIERGLNPCCELCQEIEKAIDNEGRVKDDASACLLNLRNKIRRFRSNANRKLVKLLEKSILHNVIVEKTITIRDGRYTILVRPNFKQYLKGRIVDISHSGMSYFVEPELIHNENNELFRCNIEEEKEISRILLFLTNMMRKERKKIVKNMELVAEIDTQVVKWLYAKRFSASFPEFVRENIIDFHGARHPLLLYKNEKETVATDIIIGKPYCTLIVTGPNTGGKTVFLKTIGLLVLMSYVALPIPIRAGRIGEIKDIFASIGDEQSIEENLSTYSAKMKRMKEICENADENSLLLLDEIGAGTDPKEGEAIAAAIIEYLKQKNCLNVVTTHSRNIIRRLKDIQTAAFLFDEEKLSPTYELEYGRIGKSYALDIASLYLPHKLIEKAKDEVSVSKIDELIKELELKLETLGAEKLALKEIKEQQREILLGTHKEREEKKREYENLIAEIREKIKPLIKERALPSIHRELENINRQARSIFKEEEIQEKTAFGVGDSVKIAGIHTGKIVAVSKRYAMVDYEGKIVSLPFSEIQKIKEMKTKQEKKIEVNPVKNDYTLEVNIIGKRRDEALIEVERFIDSCILRDVSTVRIVHGKGNGILKNAVREVLKNHPFIKDFRMGNPYEGGDGVTIAGLK from the coding sequence ATGAGAGATGTCCTGCATATTTTAGAATTTGACAAGTTACTTTCTCTGCTGGCTGAGAGTGCACATACATCCTATGGAAAACAGAGAATAGAAAACCTTAATCCTCAATTTGACCTTGCTTTTGCACAGCAGGAAAAGGAAAAAGCAGAGGAGATGTTTGAGTTTTTGAATAACAGAGGCTCTCCCCCTCTTCAAAACATAGATATACAAAATGAGGTTAAAAAGGTCAAAGAATCTAAATTGAGTGGCATAGGGTTGTATAAGATTGCCCGATTTTTAAAGATGATAGATGCTTTACGAGTGTTTTTTTCTCATTCGAAAGCTTATTTAAAGGAAATTGAAAGAGGATTGAATCCTTGCTGCGAGCTTTGTCAAGAGATAGAAAAAGCTATCGACAACGAGGGAAGAGTAAAAGACGATGCCTCTGCTTGCCTTCTTAACTTGAGAAACAAAATAAGAAGATTTCGCAGTAATGCGAACAGAAAATTAGTCAAGCTATTAGAGAAATCGATTCTACATAATGTAATCGTAGAAAAAACGATTACCATCAGAGATGGTAGATATACCATATTGGTGAGACCCAATTTTAAACAGTATCTGAAGGGCAGAATAGTGGATATATCCCATAGCGGTATGAGCTATTTTGTTGAACCGGAGCTAATACACAACGAAAACAACGAGCTTTTTAGGTGTAATATAGAAGAAGAAAAGGAAATTTCCCGTATTCTATTGTTCTTAACGAATATGATGAGAAAAGAGCGGAAAAAGATTGTAAAAAATATGGAATTGGTTGCTGAAATAGATACTCAGGTTGTGAAATGGCTATATGCCAAAAGATTTTCTGCTTCTTTTCCTGAGTTTGTAAGGGAAAATATAATTGATTTTCATGGTGCAAGGCATCCGTTGCTTTTGTATAAAAATGAGAAAGAAACTGTAGCTACAGATATTATTATTGGAAAGCCGTATTGCACACTTATTGTGACGGGGCCGAATACAGGTGGGAAAACGGTGTTTTTGAAAACTATAGGGCTGCTTGTGCTGATGAGTTATGTGGCACTGCCCATCCCCATACGAGCGGGTAGAATAGGTGAAATAAAAGATATATTTGCCTCTATTGGTGATGAGCAGAGTATAGAAGAAAACCTCAGCACATATTCGGCAAAGATGAAAAGGATGAAAGAAATATGTGAAAATGCAGATGAAAATAGTCTTCTCTTGCTGGATGAAATTGGAGCAGGAACAGACCCCAAAGAGGGAGAAGCTATAGCTGCGGCGATCATTGAATATTTAAAACAAAAGAACTGCCTTAATGTTGTAACCACTCATTCTCGTAATATTATAAGACGCCTGAAGGACATACAAACAGCGGCGTTTTTGTTTGATGAAGAAAAACTTTCCCCTACATATGAGCTGGAATATGGAAGAATAGGGAAGAGTTATGCCCTGGATATTGCCTCATTGTATCTTCCTCACAAACTAATAGAAAAAGCTAAAGATGAGGTTTCTGTAAGTAAGATAGATGAGTTGATAAAGGAATTGGAACTGAAATTAGAAACATTGGGGGCAGAGAAACTGGCATTGAAGGAAATAAAAGAGCAGCAAAGAGAAATACTTTTGGGTACACATAAGGAGAGAGAAGAAAAGAAAAGAGAATATGAAAATCTCATAGCAGAGATAAGGGAGAAGATAAAACCTTTAATAAAAGAAAGGGCACTCCCTTCCATTCATAGAGAATTAGAAAACATAAACAGGCAAGCGAGAAGCATATTCAAGGAAGAAGAGATACAAGAAAAAACCGCATTCGGGGTGGGCGATAGTGTAAAGATAGCTGGAATACACACGGGAAAAATTGTTGCAGTGAGTAAAAGATATGCAATGGTTGATTATGAGGGGAAAATAGTCAGCCTTCCTTTCTCTGAAATACAAAAGATAAAAGAAATGAAGACAAAACAAGAAAAAAAGATAGAGGTAAATCCTGTAAAAAATGATTATACTTTAGAGGTAAATATCATTGGAAAGAGAAGGGACGAAGCTTTGATAGAAGTGGAGAGATTTATAGATAGCTGTATTTTAAGAGATGTATCTACAGTAAGGATTGTTCACGGAAAAGGAAATGGTATCTTAAAGAATGCAGTAAGGGAAGTGCTTAAAAATCATCCTTTTATAAAGGATTTTCGTATGGGAAATCCCTATGAAGGCGGCGATGGCGTAACCATCGCGGGATTAAAATGA